One window of Mesorhizobium sp. WSM4904 genomic DNA carries:
- a CDS encoding LysR substrate-binding domain-containing protein, with protein MRLLSQVNLNSLKIVESAARHRNFTRAGEEQFITASAVSQRVKSLEDQLRFKIFQRGGNAVSLTPEGETYVARVREALERIVAASMEATGQSQAHVLKICVLPTFAARWLFPRLASFQQQYPDIEMRVSTSYATHEFATSEYDFEIRYGDGNFPGLKSELLFKEDLTPVCSRKLFHQVLGDKPLSRVTPEDLRHFTLLHSDTCTQNWQSWLGFAGASFVLGETRSIYFDSCMMSYEAANAGMGFAVANRAYMASDIRAERLVAPFAVHHPNSAGWYFVSPVKALGARKVELFKQWIMAEAALTQRQLDIEIAGMPLARAAMA; from the coding sequence GTGCGTCTGCTCAGTCAGGTCAACTTAAACTCGCTGAAAATCGTGGAGAGCGCCGCCCGGCACCGCAACTTCACGCGCGCCGGCGAAGAGCAGTTCATCACCGCTTCCGCCGTCAGCCAGCGGGTCAAAAGCCTGGAGGACCAGCTGCGCTTCAAGATCTTCCAGCGCGGCGGCAATGCGGTGTCGCTGACCCCGGAAGGCGAGACCTATGTGGCGCGGGTGCGCGAGGCGCTGGAGCGGATCGTGGCGGCCAGCATGGAGGCGACCGGACAATCGCAGGCGCATGTGCTGAAGATCTGCGTGCTGCCGACCTTCGCCGCGCGCTGGCTGTTTCCGCGGCTTGCCAGCTTCCAGCAGCAGTATCCGGATATCGAGATGCGGGTCTCGACCTCCTACGCCACGCATGAATTCGCGACCTCCGAATACGACTTCGAGATCCGCTATGGCGACGGCAACTTCCCCGGCCTCAAATCCGAGCTGCTGTTCAAGGAGGACCTGACGCCGGTGTGCAGCCGCAAGCTGTTCCACCAGGTGCTGGGCGACAAGCCGCTGTCCAGGGTGACGCCCGAGGACCTCAGGCACTTCACCCTGCTCCACTCCGACACCTGCACCCAGAACTGGCAGTCATGGTTGGGTTTTGCCGGCGCAAGCTTCGTGCTCGGCGAGACCAGGAGCATCTATTTCGATTCCTGCATGATGTCCTACGAGGCGGCCAATGCCGGCATGGGCTTTGCCGTTGCCAACCGCGCCTATATGGCAAGCGACATCCGCGCCGAACGGCTGGTGGCGCCCTTCGCGGTCCACCATCCCAACAGCGCCGGCTGGTATTTCGTCAGCCCCGTCAAGGCGCTCGGCGCGCGCAAGGTGGAGCTGTTCAAGCAGTGGATCATGGCCGAGGCGGCGCTGACGCAGCGCCAGCTGGACATTGAGATCGCCGGCATGCCGCTGGCCAGGGCGGCGATGGCGTGA
- a CDS encoding ATP-dependent helicase, whose translation MNIAARDSSFEAPAYLARLNDEQRLAVVHGDGKVAAPLLVIAGAGSGKTNTLAHRVAHLIVKGADPRRILLMTFSRRAAAEMAKRVERIAGEVLGRDAAIIADALAWAGTFHGIGARLLRDYAEQIGLDPAFTIHDREDSADLMNLARHELGLSKTESRFPTKSTCLQIYSRAVNAQAPLGEVLGSAFPWCAGWAEQLKELFARYVEAKQAQNVLDYDDLLLYWAQMAAEPEIAAHLSSRFDHVLVDEYQDTNRLQASILLALKPDGAGLTVVGDDAQSIYSFRAAEVRNILDFPKQFAQGAEIVMLERNYRSTETILAAANKVIGEASERFTKNLWTERRSSHKPQLVSVRDEAEQANYVCQAILAEREAGTALKAQAVLFRASHHSGPLEVELTRRNIPFVKFGGLKFLDAAHVKDMLAMLRFAENPRDRVAGFRVLQLMPGIGPSAASQIVEAMATSLDETLGLARFRPPQRAAQDWPVFLDIYSGLRAGPRWPADLERVRLWYEPHLERIHEDAITRRADLLQLEQIASGYPSRERFLTELTLDPPDATSDQAGPPHRDEDYLILSTIHSAKGQEWKNVLVLNTVDGCIPADLGVGTKEDIEEERRLLYVAMTRAKDSLHLVVPQRFYPHNQPARGDRHVYASRTRFIPATMLSAFEQTSWASAAIKDDPRQRPGVKVDLGARMRGMWK comes from the coding sequence ATGAACATCGCCGCCCGTGATTCGTCCTTCGAAGCGCCCGCCTATCTTGCCCGGCTCAATGACGAGCAACGGCTGGCGGTGGTGCATGGCGACGGCAAGGTGGCGGCGCCCCTGCTGGTGATCGCCGGCGCCGGATCCGGCAAGACCAACACGCTGGCGCATCGCGTCGCGCACCTCATCGTCAAGGGCGCCGATCCTCGGCGCATCCTGCTGATGACCTTTTCTCGCCGCGCCGCGGCCGAGATGGCCAAGCGCGTCGAGCGCATCGCCGGCGAGGTGCTGGGGCGCGACGCCGCCATCATCGCCGATGCGCTCGCCTGGGCCGGCACCTTTCATGGCATCGGCGCAAGGCTGCTCCGCGACTATGCCGAGCAGATCGGCCTCGATCCCGCCTTCACCATCCACGACCGCGAGGATTCCGCCGACCTGATGAACCTCGCCCGGCATGAGCTCGGCCTTTCCAAGACCGAAAGCCGCTTTCCCACAAAAAGCACCTGCCTGCAGATCTATTCTCGGGCTGTGAACGCGCAGGCGCCTCTCGGCGAAGTGCTGGGTTCGGCCTTTCCCTGGTGCGCGGGGTGGGCAGAACAATTGAAGGAGTTGTTCGCCCGTTATGTCGAGGCCAAGCAGGCGCAGAACGTGCTCGATTACGACGACCTTTTGCTCTACTGGGCGCAGATGGCGGCCGAGCCCGAGATCGCCGCGCATCTTTCCTCGCGCTTCGACCATGTGCTGGTCGACGAATATCAGGACACCAACCGGCTGCAGGCCTCGATCCTCCTGGCGCTCAAGCCGGACGGCGCGGGGCTCACCGTGGTGGGCGACGACGCGCAGTCGATCTATTCCTTCCGCGCGGCAGAAGTGCGCAACATCCTCGATTTCCCAAAACAATTCGCGCAAGGCGCCGAGATCGTCATGCTGGAGCGCAACTACCGCTCGACCGAGACGATCCTTGCCGCCGCCAACAAGGTGATCGGCGAGGCGAGCGAGCGCTTCACCAAGAACCTCTGGACCGAGCGCCGATCCTCCCACAAGCCGCAACTGGTGAGCGTGCGCGACGAAGCCGAGCAGGCCAACTATGTCTGCCAGGCGATCCTTGCCGAGCGCGAGGCCGGCACGGCGCTGAAGGCGCAGGCGGTGCTCTTCCGCGCCTCGCATCACAGCGGGCCGCTGGAAGTGGAGCTCACGCGCCGCAACATCCCCTTCGTGAAGTTCGGCGGGCTGAAATTCCTCGACGCCGCTCATGTCAAGGACATGCTGGCGATGCTGCGCTTCGCGGAGAACCCGCGCGACCGCGTCGCCGGCTTCCGCGTGCTGCAGCTTATGCCGGGCATCGGGCCTTCGGCCGCCTCGCAGATCGTCGAGGCGATGGCGACCTCGCTGGACGAGACGCTGGGCCTTGCCCGCTTCCGGCCGCCGCAGCGCGCAGCGCAAGACTGGCCGGTGTTCCTCGACATCTACAGCGGGCTGCGCGCAGGGCCGAGATGGCCGGCTGATCTCGAGCGGGTCAGGCTCTGGTACGAGCCGCATCTGGAGCGCATCCATGAGGATGCGATCACGCGCCGGGCAGACCTCTTGCAGCTCGAGCAGATCGCATCGGGCTATCCCTCGCGCGAGCGCTTCCTGACCGAGCTGACACTCGACCCGCCCGACGCCACCAGCGACCAGGCCGGCCCGCCGCATCGCGACGAGGACTACCTCATCCTGTCGACCATCCATTCGGCCAAGGGCCAGGAATGGAAGAACGTGCTTGTGCTCAACACCGTCGACGGCTGTATCCCGGCCGATCTCGGCGTCGGCACCAAGGAAGACATCGAGGAGGAACGCCGGCTGCTCTATGTGGCGATGACGCGGGCCAAGGACAGCCTGCACCTGGTGGTGCCGCAGCGCTTCTACCCGCACAACCAGCCGGCGCGCGGCGACCGCCATGTCTATGCCTCGCGCACCCGCTTCATCCCAGCCACGATGCTTTCCGCCTTCGAGCAGACGTCGTGGGCTAGCGCCGCCATCAAGGACGACCCGCGCCAGCGTCCAGGCGTCAAGGTCGACCTCGGCGCGCGCATGCGCGGCATGTGGAAATAA
- a CDS encoding DUF982 domain-containing protein produces the protein MHDRMFFTPVAVSVGAGHKRMIASLSGMHEFLTEFPPSRRRLSYGAAVKACAAARAGEISAESARDALITFAVTAGILWPSDQPTVSVKPVARGQSGFAA, from the coding sequence ATGCACGACAGGATGTTCTTCACCCCGGTCGCGGTCAGTGTCGGCGCCGGCCACAAGCGCATGATCGCCTCGCTGTCAGGCATGCACGAGTTCCTGACCGAATTCCCGCCGTCGCGCCGGCGGCTGAGCTACGGTGCCGCGGTGAAGGCTTGCGCGGCCGCGCGGGCCGGCGAAATCTCCGCCGAGTCGGCGCGCGACGCGCTGATCACCTTCGCGGTAACCGCCGGGATCCTGTGGCCGTCGGACCAGCCGACCGTCTCGGTGAAGCCGGTCGCGCGCGGCCAGAGTGGCTTCGCCGCCTGA
- a CDS encoding GGDEF domain-containing protein has protein sequence MRIDLSPTSWGRVVAVTVAGTAFFIAVAFFVDSFNFPSLSPDALLWAKLTDLFLPLVLGGSFLFFLMWKMRQLAMAQKELSIVAATDSLTAVFNRGAFSMLVEAYLEQARSHDVADAGALLIVDADHFKSINDRLGHDCGDQALKLIARTIQGQLHGADIVGRIGGEEFAVFLPGADATRSFLVAESIRLRIREAEFAPGGQPCPLSVSIGGIAFSGPTTYHAMFQVADRHLYRAKSNGRDQVSFESPRSGLPDDVAGTFH, from the coding sequence ATGCGCATCGATTTGTCCCCCACCAGTTGGGGCAGGGTCGTGGCCGTCACCGTCGCCGGTACCGCCTTCTTCATTGCTGTCGCCTTCTTTGTCGATTCCTTCAACTTTCCCTCGCTGTCGCCCGACGCGCTGCTCTGGGCCAAGCTGACCGACCTGTTCCTGCCGCTTGTCCTTGGCGGTTCCTTCCTTTTCTTCCTGATGTGGAAGATGCGCCAGCTGGCGATGGCCCAGAAGGAGCTCAGCATCGTCGCCGCGACCGACAGCCTGACGGCGGTCTTCAACCGCGGCGCCTTCTCGATGCTGGTCGAGGCTTATCTCGAGCAGGCGCGCAGCCATGACGTCGCCGATGCCGGCGCGCTGCTGATCGTCGATGCCGACCATTTCAAGTCGATCAACGACCGTCTCGGCCACGATTGCGGCGACCAGGCGCTAAAGCTGATCGCCAGGACGATCCAGGGTCAGCTCCACGGCGCCGACATCGTCGGGCGCATCGGCGGCGAGGAATTCGCGGTCTTCCTTCCGGGCGCCGACGCGACGCGCTCTTTCCTGGTCGCGGAATCGATCAGGCTGCGCATCCGCGAGGCCGAGTTCGCGCCCGGCGGCCAGCCATGCCCGCTCTCGGTCAGCATCGGCGGCATCGCCTTCAGCGGGCCTACCACCTATCACGCCATGTTCCAGGTCGCCGACAGGCATCTCTACAGGGCGAAGTCGAACGGACGCGACCAGGTGAGCTTCGAAAGCCCGCGCAGCGGGCTTCCGGACGACGTCGCCGGTACGTTTCATTGA
- a CDS encoding DinB family protein yields the protein MKQHFMMFAAYNQWANARIYDAAADLHEEELGRDVGAFFGSMLGTLNHLLVTDRIWMKRFTGEGDAPSNLATILYSAFPGLRLAREAEDRRIVDWVSGMSDKAFTGRFSYMTTDMRTVSQRLAPALSHLFNHQTHHRGQVHMCLTVLGRPSVPLDLMLFQRSEEGRAYA from the coding sequence ATGAAACAGCATTTCATGATGTTTGCGGCCTACAATCAATGGGCCAACGCGCGCATCTACGATGCCGCTGCCGATCTCCACGAGGAAGAACTCGGCCGCGACGTCGGCGCTTTCTTCGGCTCGATGCTGGGCACGCTCAATCATCTGCTCGTCACCGATCGCATCTGGATGAAGCGCTTTACGGGCGAGGGGGACGCGCCCTCAAACCTCGCGACGATCCTCTACAGCGCCTTCCCGGGCTTGCGTCTGGCACGCGAGGCCGAGGACAGGAGGATCGTCGACTGGGTGAGCGGCATGAGCGACAAAGCGTTCACCGGACGTTTTTCCTATATGACGACCGACATGCGCACCGTCTCGCAGCGGCTGGCGCCGGCGCTCAGCCATCTTTTCAACCACCAGACCCATCATCGCGGCCAGGTGCATATGTGCCTCACCGTGCTCGGCAGGCCCTCCGTGCCGCTCGACCTGATGCTGTTCCAACGCTCCGAGGAAGGCCGCGCCTACGCTTGA
- a CDS encoding glutathione S-transferase family protein, whose product MTILFYDLVGHDTQRPFSPHCWKTKMALAHKGLDATKVPTRFLEVPKVEGGVSKTVPVIRDGDRVVADSFAIALYLDEAYPERPTLFSGEGGKAMARFIERWSQLTIHPYVATVALTDLNAMQDETNARYFRESREQSYGKRLEDVVAGRDAGLAGFRASLNPLRSMFSYQPFIGGEAPLFADYIVFGALQWARIASPYRLLEADDSVAQWFERCLDLHGGIGRRVAAAA is encoded by the coding sequence ATGACCATTCTGTTCTATGACCTCGTCGGCCACGACACGCAACGTCCGTTCAGCCCGCATTGCTGGAAGACGAAAATGGCGCTGGCTCACAAGGGGCTCGACGCCACCAAGGTGCCGACGCGCTTCCTGGAAGTGCCCAAAGTGGAGGGCGGCGTGTCGAAGACGGTGCCGGTGATCCGCGACGGCGACCGCGTGGTGGCCGATTCCTTCGCCATCGCGCTCTATCTCGACGAGGCCTATCCGGAGCGACCGACGCTGTTTTCCGGCGAAGGCGGCAAGGCGATGGCGCGCTTCATCGAGCGCTGGTCGCAGCTCACCATCCATCCTTACGTCGCCACGGTAGCGCTCACCGACCTCAACGCCATGCAGGACGAAACGAATGCCCGCTACTTCCGCGAGAGCCGCGAGCAGAGCTACGGCAAGCGGCTGGAAGATGTGGTGGCCGGCCGTGATGCTGGGCTCGCCGGCTTCCGCGCCTCGCTGAATCCGCTGCGCTCGATGTTCAGCTACCAGCCCTTCATCGGTGGCGAGGCACCGCTGTTTGCCGACTACATCGTGTTCGGGGCGCTGCAATGGGCGCGCATCGCCTCGCCCTACCGGCTGCTCGAGGCCGACGACAGCGTCGCGCAGTGGTTCGAACGCTGCCTCGACCTGCATGGCGGGATCGGTCGGCGGGTTGCGGCGGCGGCGTGA
- the ndk gene encoding nucleoside-diphosphate kinase, which produces MAIERTFSMIKPDATKRNLTGAITKMLEDAGLRVIASRRVWMSRREAEGFYAVHKDRPFFGELVEFMSSGPTVVQVLEGENAIAKNREVMGATNPANAAEGTIRKVHALSIGENSVHGSDAPETAAQEIRYWFSDTEIVG; this is translated from the coding sequence ATGGCGATCGAACGCACCTTCTCCATGATCAAGCCGGATGCGACCAAGCGCAATCTGACGGGCGCCATCACCAAGATGCTGGAAGACGCGGGTCTGCGCGTCATCGCTTCGCGCCGCGTGTGGATGAGCCGCCGCGAGGCCGAAGGCTTCTACGCCGTCCACAAGGATCGCCCGTTCTTCGGCGAGCTGGTCGAGTTCATGTCGTCGGGCCCGACCGTCGTGCAGGTGCTGGAAGGCGAAAACGCCATTGCCAAGAACCGCGAAGTTATGGGCGCCACCAACCCGGCCAACGCCGCCGAGGGCACTATCCGCAAGGTGCATGCGCTGTCGATCGGCGAGAATTCGGTGCACGGCTCGGACGCGCCGGAAACCGCCGCGCAGGAGATCCGCTACTGGTTCTCCGACACCGAAATCGTCGGCTGA
- a CDS encoding DUF190 domain-containing protein — translation MELPSQCVLLRIFFGEDDKAADGKPLHEAIVIKARETGMAGATVLRGPLGFGRSSVLHTAKILRLSQDLPIVVEIVDAPEKIDALIPQIKALTNSCLITREKVEVIRYGDGD, via the coding sequence ATGGAACTTCCCAGCCAATGCGTGCTGCTCAGGATCTTCTTCGGCGAGGACGACAAAGCGGCCGACGGCAAGCCGCTGCACGAGGCGATCGTCATCAAGGCACGCGAGACAGGCATGGCCGGCGCGACCGTGCTCAGGGGGCCGCTCGGCTTCGGCCGCTCGAGCGTGCTCCACACCGCCAAGATCCTGCGCCTGTCGCAGGACCTGCCCATCGTCGTCGAGATCGTCGATGCGCCGGAGAAGATCGATGCGCTGATCCCTCAGATCAAGGCGCTGACCAACAGCTGCCTGATCACCAGGGAGAAGGTCGAGGTTATCCGCTACGGCGACGGGGATTGA
- the crcB gene encoding fluoride efflux transporter CrcB, with protein sequence MSGNDGRTALRLYLAVGCGAAMGSLVRFLSGYVIVSLLGLSALLATAFVNVVGSWVIMFFATLTRPDGRLMVGPASRQFVTGGFCGGLTTFSAMSLDTFILLFEGDLSLATTYLVSVVVLSLASAWLGYLMAARFNRLPITR encoded by the coding sequence ATGTCCGGAAACGACGGACGGACGGCCCTGCGGCTTTATCTGGCGGTCGGCTGCGGCGCAGCCATGGGCTCCCTGGTGCGCTTCCTGTCCGGCTACGTCATCGTCTCGCTGCTGGGCTTGAGCGCGCTTCTTGCAACGGCTTTCGTCAATGTCGTCGGCTCGTGGGTCATCATGTTCTTCGCCACGCTGACCCGGCCGGACGGGCGCCTGATGGTCGGCCCGGCCAGCCGCCAGTTCGTCACCGGCGGCTTCTGCGGCGGCCTCACCACCTTTTCGGCGATGAGCCTCGACACCTTCATCCTGCTTTTCGAGGGCGACCTTAGCCTCGCCACGACCTATCTTGTCAGTGTCGTGGTGCTGTCGCTCGCTTCGGCCTGGCTCGGCTATCTCATGGCGGCCAGGTTCAACCGCTTGCCGATCACCAGGTGA
- the crcB gene encoding fluoride efflux transporter CrcB, producing the protein MTLAACALVLIGGFFGGICRFFLSGLVGRSVGETFPWGTLAVNVSGALAIGAFAGAARAVGGVFSAELVRDLIVVGLFGGYTTVSSFCLQTLNLALDGERRLAVFNTVASAALCVLAVALGFWAVARMAG; encoded by the coding sequence ATGACCCTTGCGGCCTGCGCCCTGGTCCTGATCGGCGGGTTCTTCGGCGGTATTTGCCGCTTCTTCCTGTCGGGCCTCGTCGGCCGCAGCGTCGGCGAGACCTTTCCCTGGGGCACGCTGGCGGTCAACGTCTCCGGCGCGCTCGCCATCGGCGCCTTCGCCGGCGCGGCCCGCGCAGTCGGCGGCGTCTTTTCCGCCGAGCTGGTGCGCGACCTGATCGTGGTCGGCCTGTTCGGCGGCTACACCACGGTTTCGTCCTTCTGCCTGCAGACGCTGAACCTGGCGCTCGACGGCGAGCGGCGGCTCGCCGTCTTCAACACCGTCGCCTCGGCGGCGCTCTGCGTGCTTGCCGTAGCGCTCGGCTTTTGGGCCGTCGCGCGGATGGCAGGGTAA
- a CDS encoding YbaY family lipoprotein — protein MLDRIAEFFIFGLVPLVVGVLAVPELSGAAEKTLTGEVTYRERIALPPDAVLSVELADVSLADAPATIIGQRKIVPAGQVPIRFEIAFDPKTVLPGRTYALQARITVDDRLLFVTDTRHQVDPLDGKPQTIVLKMAAS, from the coding sequence ATGCTGGACAGGATCGCGGAGTTCTTCATCTTCGGCCTGGTGCCGCTGGTGGTCGGCGTGCTTGCCGTGCCGGAACTCTCGGGCGCCGCCGAAAAGACGCTGACAGGCGAAGTTACCTATCGCGAGCGCATCGCGCTGCCGCCCGATGCTGTGCTTTCGGTTGAGCTCGCCGACGTCTCGCTGGCCGACGCGCCGGCGACGATCATCGGCCAGCGCAAGATCGTGCCGGCCGGCCAGGTGCCGATCAGATTCGAGATCGCCTTCGATCCGAAGACGGTTCTGCCCGGCAGGACCTATGCGCTGCAGGCCCGCATCACCGTCGACGACCGGCTGCTGTTCGTCACCGACACTCGGCACCAGGTCGATCCGCTGGACGGCAAGCCGCAGACGATCGTGCTGAAGATGGCGGCGTCCTGA
- a CDS encoding molybdenum cofactor biosynthesis protein MoaE has product MASTIVPAIRVQREDFDVAAEIAALTKGRADIGAVVTFSGLCRDEEGALAALELEHYPGMAEAEIGRIAAEAVLRWPLQGLTVIHRHGKIAPGENIVLVVAASAHRQAAFEAANFLMDYLKSRAPFWKKEHRADGSEGGWVEAKEADDEAAGRWKKSDK; this is encoded by the coding sequence GTGGCGAGCACGATCGTGCCGGCCATTCGCGTCCAGCGCGAGGATTTCGACGTCGCCGCCGAGATCGCCGCCCTGACGAAGGGCCGCGCCGACATCGGCGCCGTGGTCACGTTCTCGGGTCTCTGCCGCGACGAAGAGGGCGCGCTCGCGGCGCTCGAGCTCGAGCACTATCCAGGCATGGCCGAGGCCGAGATCGGCCGCATCGCCGCCGAGGCGGTTCTGCGCTGGCCGCTGCAGGGGCTCACCGTCATCCACCGCCACGGAAAGATCGCGCCCGGCGAGAACATCGTGCTGGTGGTTGCGGCCTCCGCGCACCGGCAAGCGGCCTTCGAGGCGGCGAATTTCTTGATGGATTATTTGAAGTCGCGCGCACCTTTCTGGAAGAAGGAGCACCGCGCCGACGGCTCCGAAGGCGGCTGGGTCGAGGCCAAGGAAGCCGACGACGAGGCCGCCGGCCGCTGGAAGAAATCAGACAAATAA
- the moaD gene encoding molybdopterin converting factor subunit 1, whose protein sequence is MSTKLIYFAWVRERIGKPEEDVELPAGIETVADLLRWLKSRGEEYENALQYPDVIRVAINQEHVGHREKIAGAREIALFPPMTGG, encoded by the coding sequence ATGTCGACGAAACTCATCTATTTCGCCTGGGTACGCGAGCGGATCGGCAAGCCGGAAGAAGATGTCGAGCTGCCGGCCGGCATCGAGACGGTCGCCGACCTGTTGCGCTGGCTGAAGTCGCGCGGCGAGGAATATGAAAACGCCCTGCAATATCCGGACGTCATCCGCGTCGCCATCAACCAGGAACATGTCGGCCACCGCGAGAAGATCGCGGGCGCGCGCGAGATCGCGCTTTTCCCGCCGATGACCGGAGGCTGA
- the pgsA gene encoding CDP-diacylglycerol--glycerol-3-phosphate 3-phosphatidyltransferase, with product MAQRAFNLPNILTYARIIAVPLVVLCFFLEGHLKSSDFARWSALVIFLLASITDYFDGYFARAWQQTSNIGKMLDPIADKLLVATCLLLLAADTDRHGGIAGWSLWAAIIILCREILVSGLREYLAALKVSVPVTQLAKWKTTIQMVAIAFLLVGPAGDKIFPLTTQIGLVLLWIAALVTLYTGYDYFRAGLKHIMDE from the coding sequence ATGGCCCAGCGCGCGTTCAACCTGCCGAACATCCTCACCTACGCCCGCATCATCGCGGTGCCGCTGGTGGTGCTGTGCTTTTTCCTCGAGGGCCATCTGAAGTCCTCCGACTTCGCCCGCTGGTCGGCGCTGGTCATCTTCCTGCTCGCCTCCATCACCGACTATTTCGACGGCTACTTCGCGCGCGCCTGGCAGCAGACCTCCAACATAGGCAAGATGCTCGACCCGATCGCCGACAAGCTTCTGGTCGCCACCTGCCTGCTGCTTTTGGCCGCCGACACCGACCGGCATGGCGGCATCGCCGGCTGGTCGCTCTGGGCGGCGATCATCATCCTGTGCCGCGAGATACTGGTCTCGGGCCTGCGTGAATACCTGGCCGCCTTGAAGGTCTCGGTGCCGGTGACGCAGCTCGCCAAATGGAAGACAACCATCCAGATGGTCGCCATCGCCTTCCTTCTCGTCGGCCCGGCCGGCGACAAGATCTTTCCGCTGACCACCCAGATCGGCCTGGTGCTGCTGTGGATCGCAGCGCTCGTCACGCTCTATACTGGCTACGACTATTTCCGCGCCGGCCTGAAGCACATCATGGACGAGTGA